From Tripterygium wilfordii isolate XIE 37 chromosome 13, ASM1340144v1, whole genome shotgun sequence, the proteins below share one genomic window:
- the LOC120012006 gene encoding NEDD8-conjugating enzyme Ubc12-like isoform X1 — MIKLFKVKERERAEKANGGPPVKKQSAGELRVNRDITELNLPKLCAISFPNGKDDLMNFEVSIRPDEGYYLGGTFLFSFQVSPIYPHEAPKVKCKTKVYHPNIDLEGNVCLNILREDWKPVLNINTVIYGLYHLFTEPNHEDPLNHDAAAVLRDTPKTFGAHVRRAMTGGYVGQTFFPRCM, encoded by the exons ATGATTAAGTTGTTCAAAGTAAAGGAAAGAGAACGTGCTGAAAAAGCCAATGGAGGACCACCCGTGAAAAAGCAAAGTGCTGGAGAATTGCGTGTTAATAGAG ATATTACTGAGCTGAACCTACCTAAATTGTGTGCCATATCTTTCCCCAATGGCAAGGATGACCTGATGAACTTTGAGGTCTCAATTCGACCAGATGAAGGATATTATCT AGGGGGAACATTTTTGTTCTCTTTCCAGGTTTCTCCTATCTATCCACATGAGGCTCCAAAAGTTAAGTGCAAGACCAAG GTTTACCATCCAAATATTGATTTGGAAGGGAATGTGTGCCTCAACATCTTACGAGAAGACTGGAAACCTGTTCTCAATATAAATACTGTTATCTATGGATTATATCATCTTTTCACG GAACCAAATCATGAGGATCCCCTTAATCATGATGCTGCTGCAGTGTTGAGGGACACCCCAAAGACGTTTGGAGCGCATGTGAGAAGAGCCATGACCGGAGGTTATGTGGGGCAAACCTTTTTCCCCCGTTGTATGTAG
- the LOC120012006 gene encoding NEDD8-conjugating enzyme Ubc12-like isoform X2 — protein sequence MSLHAKGLILGKDITELNLPKLCAISFPNGKDDLMNFEVSIRPDEGYYLGGTFLFSFQVSPIYPHEAPKVKCKTKVYHPNIDLEGNVCLNILREDWKPVLNINTVIYGLYHLFTEPNHEDPLNHDAAAVLRDTPKTFGAHVRRAMTGGYVGQTFFPRCM from the exons ATGAGCCTTCATGCAAAAGGCTTAATACTTGGTAAAG ATATTACTGAGCTGAACCTACCTAAATTGTGTGCCATATCTTTCCCCAATGGCAAGGATGACCTGATGAACTTTGAGGTCTCAATTCGACCAGATGAAGGATATTATCT AGGGGGAACATTTTTGTTCTCTTTCCAGGTTTCTCCTATCTATCCACATGAGGCTCCAAAAGTTAAGTGCAAGACCAAG GTTTACCATCCAAATATTGATTTGGAAGGGAATGTGTGCCTCAACATCTTACGAGAAGACTGGAAACCTGTTCTCAATATAAATACTGTTATCTATGGATTATATCATCTTTTCACG GAACCAAATCATGAGGATCCCCTTAATCATGATGCTGCTGCAGTGTTGAGGGACACCCCAAAGACGTTTGGAGCGCATGTGAGAAGAGCCATGACCGGAGGTTATGTGGGGCAAACCTTTTTCCCCCGTTGTATGTAG
- the LOC120012005 gene encoding multidrug resistance protein 2-like produces MLRKLIDGVIDLMSRNRNHLNSFSAHRFKSSMVPRNLKAMKTAKIFGVSLSLILINMAAIMERADENLLPSVYKEVSEAFNAGPSDLGYLTFIRNFVQGLSSPLAGVLVINHDRPTILALGTFCWALSTAAVGVSQYFLQVAFWRAVNGFGLALVIPVLQSFIADSYMDGVRGTGFGLLSLIGTLGGIGGGVLATLMAGQQYWGIPGWRCAFILMAALSSLIGFSVFVFVTDPRKAISVNHASGEDSDRDLLIEKSKASASSIWLESWAATKAVIKVKTFQIIVLQGIVGSLPWTAMVFFTMWFELIGFDHNSTAALLSLFAIGCAMGSLVGGLIADRLSQLYPYKGRIMCAQFSAFMGIPFSWFLLRVIPQSVSSYYTFATTVFFMGLTISWNATAANGPMFAEVVPAKHRTMIYAFDRAFEGSFSSFAAPLVGILSEQMFGYDSKSIDPVKGSEREAFALSKGLLSMMAVPFGLCCLLYSPLYKLLRQDCENAKMAGSKETEMI; encoded by the exons ATGTTAAGAAAACTTATTGACGGAGTTATTGATTTGATGAGCCGTAATCGAAACCACCTCAACTCTTTTTCTGCTCATCGATTCAAGTCTTCTATGGTTCCCAGGAATCTAAAAGCTATGAA AACAGCGAAGATTTTTGGagtttctctttctctcattcttatCAACATGGCTGCTATAATGGAACGTGCTGATGAAAACCTCCTTCCTTCTGTTTACAAAGAAGTTAGTGAAGCTTTCAATGCTGGGCCATCTGATTTGGGTTATCTGACATTCATAAGGAATTTTGTTCAGGGACTGTCATCACCCTTGGCAGGAGTTCTAGTAATTAACCATGATCGCCCTACTATTCTTGCactgggcactttttgctgggCTTTATCAACAGCTGCAGTTGGTGTCAGCCAGTATTTTTTGCAAGTGGCATTCTGGAGAGCAGTAAATGGTTTTGGACTCGCACTTGTGATACCAGTACTGCAGTCTTTCATTGCTGATAGCTATATGGATGGTGTGAGGGGCACCGGATTTGGACTGCTAAGCCTGATTGGTACCTTGGGTGGCATAGGAGGTGGTGTTCTGGCAACATTAATGGCTGGCCAGCAGTATTGGGGCATACCAGGATGGCGTTGTGCCTTCATCTTGATGGCAGCATTGAGTTCACTAATTGGGTTTTCTGTTTTCGTATTCGTCACAGACCCAAGGAAAGCAATCAGTGTCAACCATGCTTCTGGTGAGGATTCTGATAG GGATTTGTTGATTGAGAAAAGCAAAGCTAGTGCATCATCCATCTGGTTGGAGTCCTGGGCGGCTACAAAGGCTGTTATTAAAGTGAAAACGTTTCAGATAATTGTTTTGCAGGGGATTGTCGGTTCTCTACCATGGACTGCTATGGTTTTCTTTACAATGTGGTTTGAACTAATTG GTTTTGATCATAACAGTACAGCTGCCCTCCTGAGTCTTTTTGCAATTGGATGTGCAATGGGTTCCCTCGTCGGTGGATTAATAGCAGATCGATTATCACAACTTTATCCATACAAAGGCCGCATAATGTGTGCGCAGTTCAGTGCTTTCATGGGCATTCCATTCTCATGGTTCCTTCTAAGAGTGATCCCGCAGTCAGTAAGCAGCTATTATACATTTGCCACAACTGTATTTTTTATGGGCCTGACAATCAGCTGGAACGCGACTGCTGCAAATGGACCCATGTTTGCTGAAGTGGTGCCTGCTAAACACCGAACAATGATCTACGCGTTTGATCGTGCTTTCGAAGGatcattctcttcttttgctgCTCCATTAGTGGGAATTCTTTCAGAGCAGATGTTTGGGTATGATTCCAAGTCTATTGATCCAGTTAAAGGGTCAGAGCGCGAGGCATTTGCATTGTCTAAGGGCCTTCTTTCGATGATGGCAGTTCCATTTGGTTTATGTTGCTTGCTTTATTCTCCACTATATAAACTTCTTAGGCAGGATTGTGAAAATGCTAAAATGGCTGGCTCGAAAGAGACGGAGATGATATAA
- the LOC120013186 gene encoding acidic leucine-rich nuclear phosphoprotein 32-related protein-like yields MDEMWERAVETALDGQTDHAATRNLTLDGAVKCAQGRLPPPSFFQRFQNLQHLSIANIGVSSLEQFPRLRNLQNLILSDNRIAGGLEFLVEAALESLRDLDLSNNRIQYIEDLAPLVQLRLVSLDLYECPVTRVKDYRSRVFGLIKSLQYLDNMDAEENERSDDEDEEEEDDGDDPGNGEIDGEDRPYRMSNGHSEGVDGIVDVDDDEESDADEEETETARRSDGASHQANGFHVAAVDRGDGDEELDEDGDYSGKEIDEEGDGDDEDVVEVHEIDDSDDEDGVEDEDEEDDEDEEEEVDNEEGNFGEPGSTPWLTSMEGEIDGHEQGDDDVYEDENGETGEDEQGVDNDGGFEDEEDGEEEDEDGAGYLVQPVGQSEVHDVGGSDIEPGNEEEDVEDDDEVMVLPPSSSHLKRKRDDDTDEDDDVDDGGNPNSSKKHG; encoded by the exons ATGGACGAGATGTGGGAGAGGGCCGTGGAGACAGCGCTTGACGGCCAAACTGACCATGCCGCTACACGAAACCTGACTTTGGATGGTGCAGTGAAGTGTGCGCAGGGCCGGTTGCCTCCACCGAGCTTTTTCCAGAGATTCCAGAACCTTCAACACTTATCCATCGCCAACATCGGGGTCTCGTCGCTCGAGCAGTTCCCTAGGCTCCGGAACCTACAGAACCTAATTCTTTCTGACAATCGCATAGCTGGTGGACTTGAATTTTTGGTTGAGGCCGCTCTAGAGTCTCTTCGGGACCTGGACCTCTCCAATAATCGCATCCAGTATATTGAAGATCTCGCTCCCTTAGTGCAGTTAAGGCTCGTTTCACTCGATCTTTATGAGTGTCCTGTTACAAGAGTAAAGGATTACCGATCTAGGGTGTTCGGGTTGATTAAATCATTGCAATATTTGGACAACATGGATGCGGAGGAGAATGAAAGGTcggatgatgaagatgaggaggaagaggacGATGGGGATGATCCTGGCAATGGTGAGATTGACGGAGAAGATAGGCCGTACAGGATGAGTAATGGCCACAGTGAGGGTGTTGATGGGATTGTTGatgtagatgatgatgaagagagCGATGCTGATGAAGAAGAAACAGAGACAGCAAGACGGAGTGATGGAGCCAGCCACCAGGCAAATGGATTCCACGTTGCAGCGGTGGACAGGGGTGATGGGGATGAGGAGTTGGATGAGGATGGAGATTATTCTGGGAAGGAGATTGACGAGGAGGGGGATGGGGATGATGAAGATGTAGTTGAGGTTCATGAGATTGATGACAGCGACGATGAAGATGGGgttgaggatgaggatgaggaggaCGACGaggatgaagaggaagaagtggaTAATGAGGAGGGTAATTTCGGGGAACCAGGGAGTACACCGTGGTTGACTAGTATGGAAGGTGAAATTGATGGCCATGAGCAAGGGGACGATGATGTGTATGAGGATGAGAATGGGGAGACTGGAGAGGATGAGCAGGGGGTTGACAATGATGGGGGTTTTGAAGATGAGGAAGATGGTGAAGAGGAG GACGAAGACGGTGCCGGTTACCTGGTTCAACCTGTAGGACAATCTGAAGTTCATGATGTTGGTGGTAGTGATATAGAACCGggtaatgaagaagaagatgttgaAGATGACGATGAAGTGATGGTCCTGCCCCCATCTTCCTCACAtctaaagagaaagagagatgacgacactgatgaagatgatgatgttgatgatggtgGAAATCCAAATTCTTCCAAGAAACATGGTTGA
- the LOC120013187 gene encoding uncharacterized protein LOC120013187 → MYLSNGAKTHNVKGAHGFKTPLEKQESKIGNCLTHRYLRQKPGSGWSKFALLIIKDSKMLLILPTSIALTTLQYHGPNLRSRTRLHKPLKVSAMANESSDGSGGNGVIEKAAIAGGLVSTPVIAWSLYTLKTTGCGLPPGPGGSVGALEGVSYLVVVGILGWSIYTKTKTGSGLPNGPFGLLGAVEGLSYLSLLAILVVFGLQFLEQGSIPGPLPSDQCFG, encoded by the coding sequence ATGTATTTGTCAAATGGTGCAAAAACACACAACGTCAAAGGCGCCCACGGTTTTAAAACACCTCTTGAAAAGCAGGAATCGAAAATTGGTAACTGTCTCACACACAGGTATCTGAGGCAGAAACCAGGCAGCGGTTGGTCCAAATTCGCTCTCTTGATAATCAAAGACTCAAAGATGTTGCTAATATTGCCAACATCTATTGCATTAACAACACTACAATATCATGGCCCCAATCTCAGATCCAGAACAAGGTTGCACAAGCCACTCAAGGTGTCAGCCATGGCAAATGAGAGCAGCGATGGCAGCGGCGGCAATGGGGTTATAGAGAAAGCAGCAATAGCTGGTGGGTTGGTCTCAACTCCTGTGATTGCGTGGTCTCTCTATACTCTCAAGACCACCGGCTGTGGGCTTCCGCCTGGACCCGGAGGCTCAGTCGGTGCACTAGAAGGCGTGAGCTACTTAGTTGTAGTGGGGATTCTAGGTTGGTCCATTTACACCAAAACCAAGACTGGTTCTGGCCTTCCAAATGGACCTTTTGGGTTATTAGGAGCCGTGGAAGGATTGTCGTACTTATCATTACTTGCCATCTTGGTTGTCTTTGGATTGCAATTTCTTGAACAAGGTTCAATTCCAGGACCTCTCCCATCTGACCAGTGCTTCGGCTGA